One Camelus ferus isolate YT-003-E chromosome 21, BCGSAC_Cfer_1.0, whole genome shotgun sequence genomic region harbors:
- the LOC102518488 gene encoding C-reactive protein: protein MEKLLWCSLVLISFFNVFGQTDMHKKAFVFPKESDNSYVSLKAPLKKPLKAFTVCLHIYSELALTRSYSIFSYATKKQANEILIYWSKGRGYLLTVHGTEVVFRSPENPLAPTHICVSWESDSGIAELWIDGKPMVRKSLEKGTSLGTEASIILGQDQDSFGAGYDKNQSSVGDIGDVNMWDSVLSPDEIRTVHSGGTFSPNVLDWRALKYEAHCEVFVKHQLWS, encoded by the exons ATGGAGAAGCTGTTGTGGTGTTCTCTGGTCCTGATCAGCTTCTTTAATGTTTTTGGCCAGACAG ACATGCATAAGAAGGCCTTTGTGTTTCCCAAAGAGTCAGATAATTCCTACGTATCCCTGAAAGCACCACTAAAGAAGCCACTCAAAGCCTTCACTGTGTGTCTCCATATCTACTCAGAACTGGCCTTGACCCGTAGCTACAGCATCTTCTCTTATGCCACCAAGAAACAAGCTAATGAGATCCTCATATATTGGTCTAAGGGTAGAGGGTATCTTTTAACAGTGCATGGGACTGAAGTAGTATTCAGGAGTCCTGAAAACCCTCTGGCTCCAACCCACATCTGTGTGAGCTGGGAGTCCGACTCTGGGATTGCAGAGCTCTGGATAGATGGGAAGCCCATGGTGAGGAAGAGTCTGGAGAAGGGAACCTCCTTGGGGACAGAAGCAAGCATCATCCTGGGGCAGGATCAGGATTCATTTGGTGCGGGATATGATAAAAACCAGTCTTCGGTGGGAGACATTGGAGATGTGAACATGTGGGACTCTGTGCTGTCACCAGATGAGATTAGAACTGTACATTCTGGTGGGACCTTCAGTCCTAATGTCCTGGACTGGCGGGCACTGAAGTATGAAGCGCACTGTGAGGTGTTCGTCAAGCATCAGCTGTGGTCCTGA